In candidate division WOR-3 bacterium, the following are encoded in one genomic region:
- the rpsO gene encoding 30S ribosomal protein S15 → MALSKEKKQKLVTTFRLHERDTGSPEVQIAILTERINQLTEHLKVHKKDKHSRRGLIKLVNERRRHLQYLAKHHQDRYEKIVASLGLRG, encoded by the coding sequence ATGGCTTTAAGCAAGGAAAAGAAGCAGAAGCTGGTAACCACCTTCCGGTTGCACGAACGGGATACCGGTTCACCCGAGGTGCAGATTGCAATTCTGACCGAACGGATTAATCAGCTGACCGAGCATCTCAAGGTGCACAAGAAGGACAAGCATTCCCGGCGGGGGCTGATCAAGCTGGTGAATGAACGGCGCCGGCATCTGCAGTATCTGGCAAAGCATCATCAGGACCGTTACGAGAAAATAGTTGCCAGTCTCGGATTGCGGGGTTAG